A window from Micromonospora terminaliae encodes these proteins:
- the eccB gene encoding type VII secretion protein EccB → MRTRRDQVQAYRFVTRRIVSALLSGDPETNDLPMRRLGMAVFGSVIAAAVVLGGAGAYGQLTGNSAPLEPNTLVIERETGATYVFTDDKVLHPTLNYASARLILNDAAAEVRTVSQASIKDRPRGRAVGIVGAPDDVPDKKSLVGLPWSVCDVPDANDPQRSTTRLVIDRPLPGGTPLADRAVLVKVNDARYLLTGGARLRVIGDEQALVALKMAGAATLTVGQQLLNAVPVGPALRKPTIDGEGDASGLTVGDRPARVGQVYRAAGQYYVLAKQGLVAIREVTALLLLGGGGQVTDITPDQAGQLLTDQRLEAEGLPDRLPTLHEVRAGRTVLCATYRSGPGGQPTTTLEVFDQPPAELTAETGVPARQSSRDAVRTAESVLLPGGKGVLVQTTAGESGKAAAGSTVYLITAQGVRFPLGTASGDAKSALGYGDVAPLAVPASLLALVPTGPTLEREAAMNHFDPGAASGGGSTSGPGDDAAPAQGG, encoded by the coding sequence ATGCGGACCCGCCGCGATCAGGTGCAGGCGTACCGCTTCGTCACCCGCCGCATCGTCTCGGCGCTGCTCTCCGGTGACCCGGAGACCAACGACCTGCCGATGCGGCGCCTCGGCATGGCGGTGTTCGGCAGCGTCATCGCGGCGGCCGTCGTGCTCGGCGGCGCGGGGGCGTACGGGCAGCTCACCGGCAACTCCGCGCCGCTGGAGCCGAACACGCTGGTGATCGAGCGGGAGACCGGGGCGACCTACGTCTTCACCGACGACAAGGTGCTGCACCCGACGCTCAACTACGCGTCGGCGCGGCTCATCCTCAACGACGCCGCCGCCGAGGTCCGCACCGTCTCCCAGGCCTCGATCAAGGATCGGCCGCGGGGCCGGGCGGTCGGCATCGTGGGCGCCCCGGACGACGTGCCGGACAAGAAGTCGCTGGTCGGCCTCCCCTGGTCGGTGTGCGACGTGCCCGACGCGAACGATCCGCAGCGCTCCACCACCCGCCTGGTGATCGACCGGCCGTTGCCCGGCGGCACCCCGCTCGCCGACCGGGCGGTCCTGGTCAAGGTGAACGACGCCCGATACCTGCTCACCGGCGGCGCGCGGCTGCGGGTGATCGGCGACGAGCAGGCGCTGGTGGCGTTGAAGATGGCCGGTGCGGCCACCCTCACGGTCGGGCAGCAGCTGCTCAACGCCGTACCGGTCGGCCCGGCGCTGCGCAAGCCGACCATCGACGGCGAGGGCGACGCCAGCGGGCTGACCGTCGGCGACCGTCCGGCCCGGGTCGGCCAGGTCTACCGGGCCGCCGGCCAGTACTACGTGCTGGCCAAGCAGGGCCTGGTGGCGATCCGCGAGGTCACGGCGCTGCTGCTGCTCGGCGGCGGCGGTCAGGTCACCGACATCACGCCGGACCAGGCCGGGCAGCTCCTCACCGACCAGCGGCTGGAGGCCGAGGGCCTGCCCGACCGGCTGCCCACCCTGCACGAGGTGCGCGCCGGCCGGACGGTGCTCTGCGCCACCTACCGATCCGGGCCGGGCGGCCAGCCGACCACCACCCTGGAGGTCTTCGACCAGCCGCCGGCCGAGCTGACCGCGGAGACCGGGGTGCCCGCGCGGCAGAGCAGCCGCGACGCGGTGCGGACCGCCGAGAGCGTGCTGCTGCCCGGCGGCAAGGGCGTCCTGGTGCAGACCACCGCCGGTGAGAGCGGGAAGGCGGCGGCCGGCTCGACGGTCTACCTCATCACCGCGCAGGGCGTCCGCTTCCCGCTCGGCACCGCCTCGGGCGACGCGAAGAGCGCCCTCGGCTACGGCGACGTGGCCCCGCTCGCGGTGCCCGCGTCCCTGCTCGCGCTGGTGCCGACCGGGCCGACTCTGGAGCGCGAGGCCGCGATGAACCACTTCGATCCGGGTGCGGCGTCCGGCGGCGGTTCGACGTCCGGGCCGGGTGACGATGCGGCCCCGGCGCAGGGCGGATGA
- a CDS encoding type VII secretion protein EccE — protein MTQVQAPPARTATAPAVPADRPVTPVDRRRRGRLGPVVVGQLVVLECAALAVWFATGGPSWLLAVVAVLALLAVVAAFARRGGRWWYEDLMLRRRLRRRRNAARGAAPAGDPRLAALAPELSVVELAERGTRLGIGQDDRGWFAAVALTGRPGTPAGSIEAAVLDRALAVLADFTGPVTQTQVVSHTLVWYPAPGAPPAAHRTVWVALRLSVADARTETVSRGGGLRGVHRTVAAGVGRLGKALNAAGLGHRVLGRDELHAAVVSGAGLDLAPESPVETWSSLRGGGWTQRCLALRVRPNGSLGALVDAVTATSAPSHTVAAVVLPGGRQLPPLLRVAAMDGHAEALVKVVQDVARRAGVPARPLDGQHGPGVYATAPVGTAMGTVTAEG, from the coding sequence ATGACCCAGGTCCAGGCGCCACCCGCTCGTACGGCCACCGCCCCCGCCGTGCCGGCGGACCGACCGGTCACCCCGGTCGACCGGCGCCGCCGCGGCCGGCTCGGCCCGGTGGTCGTCGGCCAGCTCGTGGTGCTCGAGTGCGCCGCGCTCGCCGTCTGGTTCGCCACCGGCGGCCCGTCCTGGCTGCTCGCCGTCGTCGCCGTGCTGGCGCTGCTGGCCGTGGTGGCCGCCTTCGCCCGCCGCGGCGGCCGCTGGTGGTACGAGGACCTGATGCTCCGCCGCCGCCTGCGCCGCCGCCGGAACGCGGCCCGGGGCGCAGCGCCGGCCGGTGACCCGCGGCTGGCCGCGCTCGCACCGGAGCTGTCCGTCGTCGAGCTGGCCGAGCGCGGCACCCGGCTCGGCATCGGCCAGGACGACCGGGGCTGGTTCGCCGCCGTCGCGTTGACCGGCCGGCCCGGCACGCCGGCCGGGTCGATCGAGGCGGCGGTGCTCGACCGGGCGCTCGCGGTGCTCGCCGACTTCACCGGGCCGGTCACCCAGACGCAGGTCGTCTCGCACACCCTGGTCTGGTACCCGGCGCCCGGCGCGCCCCCGGCGGCACACCGCACGGTGTGGGTGGCGCTGCGCCTGTCCGTCGCCGACGCCCGCACCGAGACGGTGAGCCGGGGCGGTGGCCTGCGCGGTGTGCACCGCACCGTCGCGGCCGGCGTCGGCCGGCTCGGCAAGGCGCTCAACGCCGCCGGCCTCGGCCACCGGGTGCTCGGCCGGGACGAGCTGCACGCGGCGGTCGTCTCCGGCGCCGGGCTCGACCTGGCCCCGGAGTCGCCCGTGGAGACCTGGAGCAGCCTGCGCGGCGGCGGCTGGACCCAGCGCTGCCTGGCGCTGCGGGTCCGTCCCAACGGCTCGCTGGGCGCCCTGGTCGACGCGGTGACCGCCACCTCCGCCCCGTCGCACACGGTCGCCGCCGTGGTGCTTCCCGGCGGCCGGCAGCTTCCGCCGCTGCTGCGGGTGGCGGCCATGGACGGCCACGCCGAGGCGCTGGTGAAGGTGGTCCAGGACGTGGCCCGCCGCGCCGGCGTGCCGGCCCGCCCGCTGGACGGCCAGCACGGTCCGGGCGTCTACGCCACGGCGCCGGTGGGCACCGCCATGGGCACGGTCACGGCCGAAGGTTGA
- the eccD gene encoding type VII secretion integral membrane protein EccD: MATKTATGGLSRITIVAPRTRMDLALPSDVPLADLLPTLLRYAGEDLADEGVRHGGWSLSRLGGQPLDGGRTAAQLGVRDGEVLYFNPRAAAAPEIVFDDVVDAVATATNQRAGAWQVGTTRAFSVLLAGAALAAGAAVTLFAGPPQLPGALAALVVAVALLVTAAVLSRAAGDSRTGAMLAMGGLGHAAIGGLLMLAGDRRLTELASPHVLLAATAVVLFGAVAALAVGDRLPLFLGAVGVGVAVGFGAALCLAFDMGAAGAAAVVATVAFGALPALPMISYRLARLPVPSIPTGPDDLKSDTESVDGPRVLRNSERADAFLTGLLWTVSVLVLGGEVVLADNGRLPAVLLCLVLALLALLRARPFLGRGQRTPVLLAGTAGLGLAAAATFGANPLPVRLGLILGGLLVVAAISLIYGLTVAGKRISPVWGRTLDIVEILLIVALVPLAVWVCGLYGWIVNLRP; encoded by the coding sequence GTGGCGACGAAGACGGCGACCGGCGGGCTGAGCCGGATCACCATCGTGGCGCCGCGGACCAGGATGGATCTGGCGCTGCCGTCCGACGTGCCGCTGGCCGACCTGTTGCCGACACTCCTGCGTTACGCCGGTGAGGATCTCGCCGACGAGGGTGTGCGGCACGGCGGCTGGAGCCTGTCCCGGCTCGGCGGGCAGCCGCTCGACGGCGGCCGCACCGCCGCGCAGCTCGGCGTTCGCGACGGCGAGGTGCTCTACTTCAACCCGCGCGCCGCCGCCGCGCCCGAGATCGTCTTCGACGACGTGGTGGACGCGGTCGCCACGGCGACCAACCAGCGGGCCGGTGCGTGGCAGGTGGGCACCACCCGCGCGTTCTCGGTGCTCCTCGCCGGTGCGGCACTGGCGGCCGGTGCGGCGGTGACGCTGTTCGCCGGGCCGCCGCAGCTGCCCGGCGCGCTCGCCGCGCTGGTGGTCGCGGTCGCGCTGCTGGTCACCGCCGCGGTGCTGTCCCGGGCGGCCGGTGACAGCCGGACCGGCGCGATGCTGGCCATGGGCGGCCTCGGGCACGCCGCGATCGGCGGCCTGCTGATGCTCGCCGGTGACCGGCGGCTCACCGAGCTGGCGAGCCCCCACGTGCTGCTGGCCGCGACCGCCGTGGTGCTCTTCGGCGCGGTCGCCGCGCTCGCCGTCGGTGACCGGCTGCCGCTCTTCCTCGGCGCGGTCGGGGTGGGCGTGGCGGTCGGCTTCGGCGCGGCGCTGTGCCTGGCCTTCGACATGGGTGCGGCGGGCGCCGCCGCGGTGGTGGCCACCGTGGCGTTCGGCGCCCTGCCGGCGCTGCCGATGATCTCCTACCGGCTGGCCCGGCTGCCGGTGCCGTCGATCCCGACCGGTCCGGACGACCTGAAGAGCGACACCGAGTCGGTGGACGGCCCGCGGGTGCTGCGCAACAGCGAGCGGGCCGACGCGTTCCTCACCGGTCTGCTGTGGACGGTCTCGGTGCTGGTGCTCGGCGGCGAGGTGGTGCTCGCCGACAACGGCCGGCTGCCGGCGGTGCTGCTCTGCCTCGTGCTGGCCCTGCTGGCGCTGCTGCGGGCCCGCCCGTTTCTGGGCCGCGGCCAGCGCACGCCGGTGCTGCTGGCCGGCACCGCCGGCCTCGGGCTGGCCGCCGCGGCCACCTTCGGCGCCAACCCGCTCCCGGTCCGGCTCGGGCTGATCCTGGGCGGCCTGCTGGTGGTGGCCGCGATCAGCCTGATCTACGGGCTCACCGTGGCGGGCAAGCGGATCTCGCCGGTCTGGGGCCGCACCCTGGACATCGTCGAGATCCTGCTGATCGTCGCGCTGGTGCCGCTGGCCGTCTGGGTGTGCGGCCTCTACGGCTGGATCGTCAACCTTCGGCCGTGA
- the eccCa gene encoding type VII secretion protein EccCa — protein sequence MSTVVFRRLPRQPGPALPRGEVLLESPPELPEPQAKGMGQVLMILPMLCGVGAMAFLYAGRGGGMMTYVAGGLFGVSMLGMAVGTLGNGGNDKAELNAQRRDYMRYLAQMRKRTRRAAEQQRSAMTWRHPEPDALWSVAASRRLWERRITEDDFGEARIALGPQRLAVEIVPPETKPVEDLEPMSAIALRRFVRAHSSVPDLPTALSLRAFSRIVLRGDREPVLDLARAALGQLVTFHAPDDLLVAVVAAPDRQPVWDWVKWLPHAQHPGRTDAAGARRMVFASLAEAEAALANELGGRPRFAPEAKPLTTAPHLVVVLDGGEVSSTCALMGSGLLGATVLDLSGTVPRDAGRWLLCLDAGDGSGLDLVRGTATSRLGRPDRLSMAAAEGLARQIAPYRLSQQQGASTEEPLARSMELPDLLGVGDAATVDTQQTWRPRSHRDRLRIPLGVGPDGNVVELDFKESAHEGMGPHGLVIGATGSGKSELLRTVVAALAVTHSSEELNFVLVDFKGGATFASLDALPHTSAVITNLSDELPLVDRMRDALAGEMNRRQEVLRAAGNYVSRYDYEKARAAGEPLEPMPSLLIICDEFSELLAAKPDFIDLFVMIGRLGRSLGVHLLLASQRLEEGKLRGLDTHLSYRIGLRTFSAVESRIVLGVPDAYELPSAPGHGYLKTDTATMLRFRAAYVSGPYRAPGQVQRSTRAQVQRRIVPYGIDYVPAPALPSPAETAPEPEQTGDGKAVAMLDVLIDRLKDRGRPAHQVWLPPLAEPPALAELLPPLAVHPTFGLTTANWPGRGRLTVPVGIVDRPYEQRRDPMMVDLSGAGGNVVIVGASLSGKSTMLRTMLASLALTHTPREVQFFCLDFGGGALRSLDGLPHTSGVAGRRDVEAVRRTVAEVVAVIDERENRFTQHGIDSVASYRRRRAAGEFADDPFGDVFLVIDGWNTLRQEYEELEQTITNLANRGLGFGVHVVITAVRWAEIRINMRDLLGTKLELRLGDPAESEIDRRAAQNVPVGTPGRGLTRDKLHFLTGISRIDGKRDIEDLTEASVALAGHVATNWPGRPAPKVRLLPRKLTVAELAKVVDRSAPGIPIGVNESALAPVYLDLTSEPHLTVFGDAECGKTNLLRLIARGIAERYTPAEARLVIADYRRGLLGAVEGDHLLDYAPSNQVFSQGLGSIRSALQNRLPGPNVTTAQLRDRSWWKGPELYILVDDYDLVASGGNNPLSALHELLPQARDIGLHLIITRRVGGVARALYEPVLQRLRELDSPGLLMSGSREEGAVFGNLRPSPQPPGRGTLVRRRDGQQLIQTAWTEPA from the coding sequence TTGAGCACGGTGGTGTTCCGCCGGCTTCCGCGTCAACCGGGGCCCGCGCTGCCGCGCGGGGAGGTGCTGCTGGAGTCCCCGCCCGAGCTGCCGGAGCCGCAGGCCAAGGGCATGGGTCAGGTGCTGATGATCCTGCCGATGCTCTGCGGCGTCGGCGCCATGGCGTTCCTCTACGCCGGCCGCGGCGGCGGCATGATGACGTACGTGGCCGGTGGCCTGTTCGGCGTGTCGATGCTGGGCATGGCCGTCGGCACGCTCGGCAACGGTGGCAACGACAAGGCCGAGCTGAACGCCCAGCGGCGCGACTACATGCGCTACCTGGCCCAGATGCGCAAGCGCACCCGGCGGGCCGCCGAGCAGCAGCGCTCCGCGATGACCTGGCGGCACCCGGAGCCCGACGCGCTCTGGTCGGTCGCCGCCTCGCGGCGGCTGTGGGAGCGGCGGATCACCGAGGACGACTTCGGCGAGGCGCGCATCGCGCTCGGCCCGCAGCGGCTGGCCGTGGAGATCGTGCCGCCGGAGACCAAGCCGGTGGAGGACCTGGAGCCGATGAGCGCGATCGCGCTGCGCCGGTTCGTCCGGGCCCACTCCAGCGTGCCGGACCTGCCCACCGCGCTGTCGCTGCGCGCGTTCAGCCGGATCGTGCTGCGCGGCGACCGGGAGCCGGTGCTCGACCTGGCCCGGGCCGCGCTGGGCCAGCTCGTCACCTTCCACGCCCCGGACGACCTCCTCGTGGCCGTGGTGGCCGCGCCGGACCGGCAGCCGGTGTGGGACTGGGTGAAGTGGCTGCCCCACGCCCAGCACCCCGGGCGTACGGACGCGGCGGGCGCCCGCCGGATGGTCTTCGCGAGCCTGGCCGAGGCGGAGGCGGCGCTCGCCAACGAGCTGGGCGGCCGGCCCCGGTTCGCCCCGGAGGCCAAGCCGCTCACGACGGCCCCGCACCTCGTGGTGGTGCTCGACGGTGGCGAGGTCTCGTCGACCTGCGCGCTGATGGGGTCGGGCCTGCTCGGTGCCACGGTGCTCGACCTGTCCGGCACGGTGCCCCGCGACGCCGGCCGCTGGCTGCTCTGCCTCGACGCCGGCGACGGCAGCGGGCTGGACCTGGTCCGCGGCACGGCCACGTCCCGGCTGGGCCGGCCGGACCGGCTCAGCATGGCGGCGGCCGAGGGGCTGGCCCGGCAGATCGCCCCCTACCGGCTCTCCCAGCAGCAGGGCGCCAGCACCGAGGAGCCGCTGGCCCGCAGCATGGAGCTGCCGGACCTGCTCGGCGTGGGCGATGCGGCCACCGTGGACACCCAGCAGACCTGGCGGCCCCGCAGCCACCGGGACCGGCTGCGCATCCCGCTCGGCGTCGGGCCGGACGGCAACGTGGTGGAGCTGGACTTCAAGGAGTCCGCGCACGAGGGCATGGGCCCGCACGGCCTGGTCATCGGCGCGACCGGCTCCGGCAAGAGCGAGCTGCTGCGTACGGTGGTCGCGGCGCTGGCCGTGACGCACTCGTCGGAGGAGCTCAACTTCGTCCTCGTCGACTTCAAGGGTGGCGCCACCTTCGCCTCACTGGACGCGTTGCCGCACACCAGCGCGGTCATCACGAACCTGTCCGACGAGCTGCCGCTGGTCGACCGCATGCGGGACGCGCTGGCCGGTGAGATGAACCGCCGGCAGGAGGTGCTGCGGGCGGCCGGCAACTACGTCTCGCGCTACGACTACGAGAAGGCCCGGGCCGCGGGCGAGCCGCTGGAACCGATGCCCAGCCTGCTCATCATCTGCGACGAGTTCTCCGAGCTGCTAGCCGCGAAGCCGGACTTCATCGACCTCTTCGTGATGATCGGCCGGCTCGGCCGGTCGCTCGGCGTCCACCTGCTGCTGGCGTCGCAGCGGCTGGAGGAGGGGAAACTCCGGGGACTCGACACCCACCTGTCGTACCGGATCGGTCTGCGCACCTTCTCGGCGGTGGAGAGCCGCATCGTGCTCGGCGTGCCGGACGCGTACGAGCTGCCGAGCGCGCCGGGCCACGGCTACCTGAAGACCGACACCGCCACGATGCTGCGGTTCCGGGCCGCCTACGTGTCCGGCCCGTACCGGGCGCCGGGGCAGGTGCAGCGGTCCACCCGGGCGCAGGTGCAGCGCCGCATCGTCCCCTACGGCATCGACTACGTGCCGGCGCCGGCCCTGCCGAGCCCGGCCGAGACGGCGCCCGAGCCGGAGCAGACCGGCGACGGCAAGGCCGTGGCCATGCTCGACGTGCTCATCGACCGGCTCAAGGACCGGGGCCGCCCGGCGCACCAGGTCTGGTTGCCGCCGCTGGCCGAGCCGCCGGCCCTGGCCGAGCTGCTGCCCCCGCTGGCCGTGCACCCGACGTTCGGCCTGACCACCGCCAACTGGCCGGGGCGGGGCCGGCTCACCGTGCCGGTCGGCATCGTCGACCGCCCGTACGAGCAGCGCCGCGACCCGATGATGGTGGACCTGTCCGGCGCCGGCGGCAACGTGGTGATCGTCGGCGCCTCGCTGAGCGGCAAGAGCACCATGCTGCGCACGATGCTGGCCTCGCTGGCGCTCACCCACACCCCGCGCGAGGTGCAGTTCTTCTGCCTCGACTTCGGTGGTGGCGCGCTGCGCAGCCTGGACGGGCTGCCGCACACCTCCGGTGTGGCCGGGCGGCGTGACGTCGAGGCGGTCCGCCGCACGGTGGCCGAGGTGGTCGCCGTCATCGACGAGCGGGAGAACCGGTTCACCCAGCACGGCATCGACTCGGTGGCCAGCTACCGCCGGCGCCGGGCGGCCGGCGAGTTCGCCGACGACCCGTTCGGCGACGTCTTCCTCGTGATCGACGGCTGGAACACGCTGCGCCAGGAGTACGAGGAGCTGGAGCAGACCATCACCAACCTGGCCAACCGCGGGCTCGGTTTCGGCGTACACGTGGTCATCACCGCCGTGCGGTGGGCGGAGATCCGGATCAACATGCGGGACCTGCTCGGCACCAAGCTGGAGCTGCGGCTCGGCGACCCGGCCGAGTCGGAGATCGACCGGCGGGCCGCGCAGAACGTGCCGGTCGGCACGCCCGGTCGCGGCCTGACCCGCGACAAGCTGCACTTCCTCACCGGGATCTCGCGGATCGACGGCAAGCGCGACATCGAGGATCTGACCGAGGCCTCGGTCGCCCTGGCCGGGCACGTCGCGACCAACTGGCCGGGGCGTCCGGCGCCGAAGGTGCGCCTGCTGCCGCGCAAGCTGACCGTCGCCGAGCTGGCGAAGGTGGTCGACCGGTCGGCCCCGGGCATCCCGATCGGGGTCAACGAGTCGGCGCTCGCCCCGGTCTACCTGGACCTGACCAGCGAGCCGCACCTGACCGTGTTCGGCGACGCCGAGTGCGGCAAGACCAACCTGCTGCGGCTCATCGCCCGGGGCATCGCCGAGCGGTACACCCCGGCTGAGGCCCGGCTCGTCATCGCCGACTACCGGCGCGGCCTGCTAGGTGCGGTGGAGGGCGACCACCTGCTCGACTACGCACCGTCCAACCAGGTCTTCAGCCAGGGCCTCGGTTCGATCCGCAGCGCCCTGCAGAACCGGCTGCCCGGTCCCAACGTGACCACCGCCCAGCTGCGCGACCGGAGCTGGTGGAAGGGGCCGGAGCTCTACATCCTGGTGGACGACTACGACCTGGTCGCCTCGGGTGGCAACAACCCGCTCAGCGCCCTGCACGAACTGCTGCCGCAGGCGCGGGACATCGGCCTGCACCTCATCATCACCCGCCGGGTGGGTGGGGTTGCCCGTGCCCTCTACGAGCCGGTGCTGCAACGGCTGCGCGAGCTGGACTCGCCCGGCCTGCTCATGTCCGGCAGCCGCGAGGAGGGCGCGGTCTTCGGCAACCTGCGGCCGAGCCCGCAACCGCCGGGCCGGGGCACGCTGGTCCGCCGCCGGGACGGCCAGCAGCTCATCCAGACCGCCTGGACGGAGCCCGCCTGA
- a CDS encoding YbaB/EbfC family nucleoid-associated protein, with the protein MSTSWGYGGGAVENLLRQAQEQQRRLAEFQQQRAELRVTGESPDGLVRVTVDGDMKVGGIDLNARAMRLDSYTLAESLQAAIDAAYAAFAERQQELMADVLGGSDLVRRAQAGNLTPEDWFREFGVDLTDPTRGLRR; encoded by the coding sequence GTGAGCACCTCGTGGGGTTACGGCGGCGGCGCCGTGGAGAACCTGCTGCGCCAGGCGCAGGAGCAGCAGCGCCGGCTGGCGGAGTTCCAGCAGCAGCGCGCCGAGCTGCGGGTGACCGGGGAGAGCCCGGACGGCCTGGTCCGGGTGACGGTCGACGGTGACATGAAGGTCGGCGGCATCGACCTCAACGCCCGGGCGATGCGGCTGGACAGCTACACGCTGGCGGAGTCGCTCCAGGCGGCGATCGACGCGGCGTACGCGGCCTTCGCCGAGCGGCAGCAGGAGCTGATGGCCGACGTGCTCGGCGGCTCGGACCTGGTCCGCCGGGCGCAGGCGGGCAACCTCACCCCGGAGGACTGGTTCCGGGAGTTTGGAGTGGACCTGACCGACCCGACCCGCGGCCTGCGCCGCTGA
- a CDS encoding WXG100 family type VII secretion target, translating to MAFEVSAATLHTAASDVRSTRSDVDGELKKLWNVVDDLAIAWKGGASTGFQNLMQRWNEDTNKLLTAMDNIADLLDKSGTTHQVNDEEQQQMLDKFHSALNP from the coding sequence ATGGCGTTCGAGGTCAGTGCAGCGACTCTGCACACCGCCGCGAGTGACGTGCGGTCCACGCGCAGCGACGTCGACGGTGAGCTGAAGAAGCTCTGGAACGTGGTCGACGACCTGGCCATCGCCTGGAAGGGCGGGGCGTCCACGGGTTTCCAGAACCTGATGCAGCGCTGGAACGAGGACACGAACAAGCTGCTGACGGCGATGGACAACATCGCCGACCTGCTCGACAAGTCGGGCACCACGCACCAGGTCAACGACGAAGAGCAGCAGCAGATGCTGGACAAGTTCCACTCTGCTCTCAACCCGTGA
- a CDS encoding WXG100 family type VII secretion target, whose product MSIKVDYAVLESSNQQMQTISRTIDEKLDTLRSMLTKLEWEGQDRVAYEQHQAQWDAAVRDINKVLNDIGHAVGIARENYMTTEMSNSKVWG is encoded by the coding sequence ATGAGCATCAAGGTTGACTACGCCGTCCTCGAGAGCAGCAACCAGCAGATGCAGACCATCTCGCGGACCATCGACGAGAAGCTGGACACGCTGCGCTCGATGCTGACGAAGCTCGAGTGGGAGGGTCAGGACCGCGTCGCCTACGAGCAGCACCAGGCTCAGTGGGACGCCGCCGTGCGGGACATCAACAAGGTCCTGAACGACATCGGCCACGCGGTGGGCATCGCCCGCGAGAACTACATGACCACCGAGATGAGCAACTCGAAGGTCTGGGGCTGA
- the mycP gene encoding type VII secretion-associated serine protease mycosin: MRDSLRPDGTTERVRAGHRIRSVLSGAAVAALLGGVLAVPAPALAAPTCGPAGGPAPTSAPWALTRLDPAAAWRVTKGQGITVAVIDSGVSPSHPLLRGRVLPGEDFNQLEKFDGQCDRVGHGTLIAGIIAGKEGTGAPYTGIAPEARILPVRVLADNEKAFDESIPAEIGKAIRWAVDHDADVINLSLVTLDDPALRSAVDYALGKGVILVAAAGNRQENQQDQPAYPASYPGVIAVAGVDESGGHVGSSVTGDYVDIAAPGLNIMGPAPQGSGYLAEPQGGTSFATGYVSGVAALVRAAHPDITPKDVAFRLTRTADSPPDGHNALVGYGVVNPYRAVTSLLGTRSDPPLGAMPAPTPHTDPLAWQRTVAIWAGVIGALLAGALLALRPILVRGRRRGWRPGRRTPQDA; the protein is encoded by the coding sequence GTGCGCGACAGCTTGCGGCCGGACGGGACGACGGAGCGCGTCCGGGCCGGACACCGGATCCGATCCGTCCTTTCCGGAGCGGCGGTGGCCGCCCTGCTCGGCGGCGTACTGGCGGTGCCCGCGCCCGCCCTGGCGGCCCCGACATGCGGCCCGGCCGGCGGTCCCGCCCCCACCTCGGCCCCGTGGGCGCTGACCCGGCTCGACCCGGCCGCGGCCTGGCGGGTCACCAAGGGGCAGGGCATCACGGTCGCGGTCATCGACTCCGGCGTCTCCCCCAGCCACCCGCTGCTGCGCGGCCGGGTGCTCCCCGGTGAGGACTTCAACCAGCTCGAAAAGTTCGACGGCCAGTGCGACCGGGTCGGCCACGGCACGCTGATCGCGGGCATCATCGCCGGGAAGGAGGGCACTGGCGCGCCCTACACGGGCATCGCGCCGGAGGCCAGGATCCTGCCGGTGCGCGTGCTCGCCGACAACGAGAAGGCGTTCGACGAGTCCATCCCGGCCGAGATCGGCAAGGCCATCCGGTGGGCGGTCGACCACGACGCCGACGTGATCAACCTGTCGCTGGTCACCCTCGACGACCCCGCGTTGCGGTCCGCTGTGGACTACGCGCTCGGCAAGGGCGTGATCCTGGTTGCCGCCGCCGGCAACCGGCAGGAGAACCAGCAGGACCAGCCGGCGTACCCGGCCTCGTACCCGGGTGTCATCGCGGTGGCCGGGGTGGACGAGAGCGGTGGCCACGTCGGCAGTTCGGTCACCGGCGACTATGTGGACATCGCCGCGCCTGGCCTGAACATCATGGGTCCGGCCCCGCAGGGCTCCGGCTACCTTGCCGAGCCGCAGGGCGGCACGAGCTTCGCCACCGGGTACGTCTCCGGGGTCGCCGCGCTGGTGCGGGCCGCGCACCCGGACATCACCCCGAAGGACGTGGCGTTCCGGCTCACCCGGACCGCCGACAGCCCGCCCGACGGGCACAACGCGCTGGTCGGCTACGGGGTGGTCAACCCGTACCGGGCGGTGACCAGCCTGCTGGGCACCCGCAGCGACCCGCCGTTGGGCGCGATGCCGGCGCCCACGCCGCACACCGACCCGCTGGCCTGGCAGCGCACCGTGGCCATCTGGGCGGGCGTGATCGGCGCGCTGCTGGCCGGGGCCCTGCTGGCGCTGCGGCCGATCCTGGTGCGGGGCCGCCGGCGCGGCTGGCGACCCGGGCGACGCACGCCGCAGGACGCCTGA
- a CDS encoding helix-turn-helix transcriptional regulator, translating to MTTMATTPGARGSGRNWTFLTNHGHVLLAIARNPTARLRDVADEVGVTERAAQAIVADLEAGGYLRRTRVGRRNEYTVNPSGHFRHPAEADQQVGALLALFTAEPLAEPAAES from the coding sequence ATGACCACCATGGCGACGACACCGGGAGCGAGAGGCAGCGGCCGGAACTGGACGTTCCTCACCAACCACGGGCACGTGCTCCTGGCCATCGCCCGCAACCCCACCGCCCGGCTGCGGGACGTGGCCGACGAGGTGGGGGTCACCGAGCGGGCCGCCCAGGCGATCGTCGCCGACCTGGAGGCCGGCGGCTACCTGCGGCGTACCCGGGTCGGGCGGCGCAACGAGTACACGGTCAACCCGAGCGGCCACTTCCGGCACCCGGCCGAGGCCGACCAGCAGGTGGGCGCCCTGCTCGCCCTCTTCACCGCCGAGCCGCTCGCGGAGCCGGCGGCCGAGAGCTGA